Genomic segment of Salvia hispanica cultivar TCC Black 2014 chromosome 2, UniMelb_Shisp_WGS_1.0, whole genome shotgun sequence:
TGGTAGGCAAgaaaagagataaagagaataaatctattatcgacttgggccctgctctgataccatattaaaATGAGTCACTCATCTaataaaaggcctcataagagGGAGGCTTATCTATCCTTATATAGAAGagataggatcatcaccaagccgatgtgggacaagatattagaattttaacacagttagtattttttaagagGAACATCAAAATTTGGCCAGAACATAATTAATCCAGTAATTAGACTCTAATCCatctaaaaggaaaatattgaTTGAGTTTTTGAggaaaattagataaaaacataattaaccCACTCGTATCCtaaaaaatgaaggaaaattcataaaaaaaaattaggaatgattttataaacattcagattaacacaaaaactattttactcaatatgataaataaagaaaaaagaatggGCTTCAGTTTAAGCAAGCTGTGTAGAGTTGTAGAGTAAAACAACCCGAAATGCGGGGCCCATAAAAAAGGCGGTTTTGCAAATAAATACGCTCACGCCCCTCATTTATAACTGTCACGCACTATTCGGGACTTCCGACACTGTCTCCACACCTTCTCCTATTGGCCCGTGGCGAACACGCTCCCCTCTCGCGAGTGATCTTTCACGATTAATCCCTTccttttgttttgattttcgttataattagtttaattaatttgaaggGAATACACATGCAGAAAGTAATCGTTTATGATTAGTcgttttatattaataaaggcgtttaattttctatattcgattctaaaaaaataatatcagtaTTAAAGGAATGAAagagtagagaaaaaaagaataattttagaaaaagttattcccttcgtcccagatttgtagtaacattttgccataaaagttgTCCCACATTTAGAataacatttagaatttaccatatttgcatataaaattttaccccattattcactaaaattacacccaaacgtcattatctatattaaaataaatcaaaacaaaaataaaaaaccaaaaagtcaaagagggacccaccttcaaccaactcacttcatttattacacacttcatcatctcactccactatctcatttcatttattacacactccatctctcacttcattaattacacactccaccaatttcttaaaactcgtgccataactaaatgttaatacaaatgtgggacggagggaagtACTatttatgtgggacggagggaatatttttttatattattctcttttattttacttttttttcactttaactatttatgaAGTATTAAGTAGTATTATTCTAAaatgaatgaagaaaataaaacgcCTCTGTTAAGGTAGAACAGATGAAGTATCATGCAaactttttagtttatattttgacatgaaattattactatttctcAAACAATTAGAGCtcgtttgataagttagtaatgcCTAAATATAGATACTTATATGACTATTTCTAagtgtttgatatcatagttaacCTATTATGTCAGCCCGTGGTTTTCTCTATGGCCCATCCGAGCCCGcaaatttttccttaaaatacAAAGATATGTATCTCACAAATTTGGTCGGATAGCATTTCtaactcatttattatgatttattaatataaaatctatataatttcttgtctaccaaacaacaacaaaaaaacctTCATCCGAGCTTATCTTGACACGAAACCCgcattttttatcttatttaacaaattttgttatatcTCATCTTTCTTATCAAACGAGCCCTTAGTATGAACGAATTCAATACCCGTCACTACTCAAAATACGTATACAAAGCATTCAAtcaaactaatagaatgaacttttataaaaaagaaaaggaaggaAAAGGGAActttggaaaagaaaaaagtgtgaTGTAAGTCAAGATGGCTAAAATGGGAAAGAATGTGTAAATAGGAAAAATGGTTgtcaaattgcatttttagaCTGCccaaaaatgtcaaatttcaGGCattaatcaaatgaaaaatatatttacattcaCATTTGATATCTAGTAATTGTTAATATCTTGCTCATATGCGTCgtcaaaaatattgaatgaatttcaaattgatgCATCGGATCACAATAGTTATTTTGGTACTAGTTGATTAGCTATAGCGTTGAAATAATTCCAATTTCCAACAACAAAGCACTAAACGTTTAAATGAAACATGTAAGAACATTATTAGTTCCAATGTTCTCACTTGGAACTAACTTATGAATTCTAaacataaatagtaaaaatcaGTGAGTTAAAAAGATCATTGTTGGCTTTAAACAAAGAATGAATGACAAATGTTGAAATGATGTGAATCTAACCATGAAGGATTGAGTCCTACTACTAATTTTGCAGTTCAAAAGGTCGATTTAATGTAGTTTTTCGTGTGATTGAATACAATGAAAAAGATCATTCTCAACATTAGAAGACAAAGAATGAAagacaaataaagaaaagaagtgAATACAACCCAGAAGGATTGAGTCGCACCATTAATCTTGCAATTCTAAAGATCGAATTTAATGCATTTTTTCAACTAGTAGGATACAATGAAAAAGATCATTGTCGGCATCAGAAGGAGAGTGACAAAAGTGGAAAAAGTGAACTCAACCCCGGAGGATTGAGTTGCACCATTAGTTTTGTAGTtctaaatattgaatttaatgtaGTTTTTCGTTGGAtatgataaattgaaaaagatcATTGTCGGCATCAAAAGGAGAATGACAAATGTGGAAAAGTGAATCCAGCCCCAGAGGATTGAGTCACACCATTAGTTTTGCAGTTTTAAAGGTCGAATTTAATGCAATTTTTCGTTGAATAGGATTCAGTGAAAAAGATCACTGTCGACATTAGAAGGAGAATGACGTAGCAAAAGTGAACCCAACCCTAAGGATTGAGTCGCACCATTAGTTTTACAATTATAAAGGCTGAATTTAATGCAGTTTTTCGTCGGATATGATATAATGAAAAAGATCATTATTGGCATCAGAAGGAGAAGGACAATTGTGAAAAAAGTGAACCCAACCCTGAAGAACTGAGTTGAACCTTAAGCTCAACTATAGCAAGATTgaatttaatacaaattttcaatcgTTGCATCCGATAACCCTAAAGAATTGAGTTGAACCCTGAGCTCAATTATAGCAAGATtgaatttaatactataatttttctatCATTGCATCCGATAACCCTGATGAATTGAGCTGAACCCTAAGCTCAGTTATAATAAGattgtatttaatattataatttctatATCCTTATATCCAATAATAAGTTTGATCGAGCATAGCCTTCTATTTAAATCCCATTGTATAACCATGTATCCATCCAAAGCTCCAAAATATATATCCCTCTTCCACAATCCCACACCATCTCCATCAAACCCTCATCCTAAAAAAAAGCATTCATCTTAAAAACACCCACTACAGCGGCACCGTCTACAAGGTCGTCCACCGCCCCAGCGGCGGCGTCTACGCCCTCAAGGTCATCTACGGCAACCACGAGGACGCCGTGCGCAACCAGATGCGCCGCGAAATCCAGATCCTCCGCGACGTGGACCACCCCAACGTCGTGAAATGCCACAACCTCTTCGACCACAGCGGCGAGATCCAGGTCCTCCTCGAATTCATGGACAAGGGCTCCCTCGAATCCACCCACATCCCCCACGAGCAGCCCCTCTCCGACCTCGCCCGCCAGGTCCTCGCCGGATTGGCCTACCTCCACCGCCGCAAAATCGTCCACCGCGACATCAAGCCCTCCAATCTCCTAATCAATTCGCGCCGCCTCGTCAAAATCGCCGATTTTGGGGTTTCCCGCATCCTCGCGCAGACCATGGATCCCTGCAATTCCTCCGTCGGCACCATCGCCTACATGAGCCCCGAGCGGATCAACACCGATCTCAACCACGGCCAGTACGACGGCTACGCCGGCGACATCTGGAGCCTGGGCGTCAGCGTCCTCGAATTCTATTTGGGGAAATTCCCCTTCGCCGTCGGCCGGCAGGGGGACTGGGCGAGCCTCATGTGCGCGATCTGTATGTCGCAGCCGCCCGAGGCGCCGCCCTCCGCCAGCCGCGAATTTAGGGATTTCATCTCCTGCTGCCTCCAGAGGGATCCGGCCAAGAGGCTCTCCGCCGCGCAGCTGCTCAAGCATCCCTTCATCGTGCAGCACTCCTCTCCCGGGGGAGGCGGCGCCGCGGTGCATCACCAGGCAGCGGCGCACCAGCtcctgccgccgccgccgcgccAGCATTACTCCTCGGCTTGATtgaaggtttttttttttgttttcttgaaaaaagattaaaaattttatggtGTTGGAGCTTCCTTTAGTCTAAAAATGGTAGTCTTGTGGGATtaaaatcatgttttttagAAGGGAGACTGATGATTCATGTACAACAAGCCAGAAGATTAATGAATTCAATCATCAAAAACCACTTCCACCATTTTTTGTGGATTATTTGGATGCTAGTATGATAATCATTTGAAAAGAagttaattttcaatatgtaTTATCATTTGGGAAAGGAAAATGAGCTATTTTTTGGTCTGAGTTATTGACACCTCTTTGTATAGGATAGATACTATGGAAAAGGGGTTTTCTTGTCTTGGTATCCTTATCTTTTTTAGTACTAAATCGAACATTATCCACAGATGATAATTCATACTATATCCCATATGCTTTGATGCCACATCTTATACACAGTAGTTGCTAATTTGCTGGTTTTAAGGTAAAgtttatgatgaaatttggggggatttttttttttcagttttgagcAAAGATATGTTACTTTCTTGCAAGGACAGTAGTGTATCAATAATGAAGCTATAACCCAACTCCAAAAATACACATGTTTTGTTGCAGACATGTGATCATttggttttcttttttcctcagTTTTTTCATCAGTGGCTGTCTATTGCTTTTCCCATGTCACCTTATCTAGGACTAGGACAAAGTATCATCCATTATAAATCGAAGATTtactattattgattttgttgttttaggAGCTTTGTTCCTCCCTTTTTTAGGCATGGTGTGATATGGAAATGTTACCAATATGTTAATCTGTTTTTATTTCCTGGGCTTGACTTTTCTCTCATGTTAGCAGTTGAAAGTTTGAGGGGTTGGCTGATTCAAAGAGAAGTGAGTCAACACACCAAAACATAAGTCTTGAAGTGTGTGTTTGAGCAAGAATTACTAGGAAACTAGGTTGTCCAAACAAGACTGCAGAAGatgaatgaaataatttagaaatCTGCTTTGTCTTGTTCAATTTGACttggtgaattttatttgcatttgaGTCAAAGGTGGAAATGGTCTTATAAACTTATGCTTCTTGTTTCATTATCATAAGCAACAAAGAAACACGAAAACTTGTGCAAAACCATTACTCGTGAGATGggttggaattttttttttatctagaTTCATATTTAGTTGTATATTAGTAATTCAATGGGAGGTAAGTCAAAATCTAGATCAAAACTCAACATGAGCCTTATAGTTTAAACATacactttatttcatttaaaatgatGAATATGGCAAGGATCTCAATCTCTACAATCTACATATTTTAATCCAACATTTATACAATTTTGTGCAGCATAGTCCAAGAGccaaatataatttgtttatgtttcttaTTTCTAAGTGCTTCATTGTTACCTTCTTTACATATTAGGATttgccaaaataaaattattgttttgtagagagaataaaatttaatgccccacttaatttgtaattgggccttaataattgttttatgaAAGATCTATGAATACTACTTTAGGCCTTTCTGTTAAGATGagaaactataaatattatagGCCCAATATTTCTTTCCCAAAATTGCTAcctctttccaaaattaatgagatatttttaaatatcctATTGTTGTAAagatggagtatatgtttattttggtTTGTATGGAAATCAATATTGATTACTActatcttttaaaaaaataaaaaaaggtttaATATGATTAGATAGAGATGTTTTCTAAATTCTTggtgccaaaaaaaattaattagaaataccacaaaattatgtaggtttaataattaatagtatatcgATCATCACATATCTTTCCATCATTTAATGCTTAAATTTTAAACCAACGTGTGACATATCTTTCCACAAAATTATCCAGGTTTAATAGTTAAAAGaattcaatatcaaataatccAATTATTGTTGTTCCACATTAACAGAGgtgtttcattttctacactctatttagaaaaataatattttactttcgagtaataaatagttagagtagagaaaatataaaataagagataaatttatattctttatattattatttctcttattttattttaactccattttaattatttattatttttttaaaatcagccaaaaaaatgaaatccgAAGAATTGAAGTGAGtatttatttggttttaatCTAGTGGTTGCATCTTTGTCGTTGGCAGGTTTATAGTCCTCTTCAATgccccaccaccaccatccaatatttataaatataattgaatttcatatctctatttatatattaaatttaattattgcacGTAATttgcaagaaaaaaatatacttattacaaataaatcaatagactgcatttccttttttctgtttttttctaatttatatttagGTCTTGAACtttaatttgcataaaaaaacCAAGACCACATTTTTTcatgaactaaaaaaaaagataatgaaagGGATATGTTTGGAAGCAAggtaaaaaatcaaacaaaagattaaacattgaaacatttaattattagtaagtagtagtattaattatgaacCTTAATGttacacaaataaattacTGCATAGATATAAAGGATAGATCGAAAACCAAGTCATATTGAGAGAAAATTATACATTAGGTGCTGTTTCTTGGAACCTTCACGCTTCAAGACTGGAAATATCTAATAAATTTGCCAACTTTTCTGCTTgaaattttcccttttctgaGTATATAAGCTTCCATGTAAAATTTTAGCagtccttttcttttcttttctgttcTTTTGTGGATAAACAAGGGATATTTTGCTTCAACTAAGACAGTTTCCGAGCTCAAATCCTTTGCATCAGTAGAAAAGGCAGAAACCTACTTAATAATAAAGGTTAAAGATTCGACCTTTATCACctgtttctcatttttttccctttgttTTTCAAGTGGGCTGCTTCAAGGGATCCTGATCTGTGTGTTTGTGCCTACGTTTTCTTTGGGGGTATTTATCTAATCTTTgctctttaatttaaattttcttgatCTGTTGACTAGGTCTGACTTGATGCAGATTCTGCAGTTTTTTGGGAATTTTTGAATAGGATATTATGTtgatttatgttaatttaCTGTCTggattcaattattattggTTTTACTGAAATCTTGCTTATTGTATTAATTCATACATTGAGCATTCTTTGCTTCTTCAAATTACATTTCCCCCTAATTTCTGATACATTTCCTATGACAATGGTTTTAAATCTAGTATTAATAAGTGAGTTTGATGCCTTATTCAAATGTTTGTTTTCCCCCTAATTTCTGAttcatttttatgtgaaaatggaTTAACTTAATTCATCATCTGACCTTAAGATcattagtttgtttttttatcaGTTCTGCAATAAGTGTTTCTGGAGATGGGATCCATTGAGGAAAAGATAGACCTTGATTCCGACGAGGAGATCCCTTTTAGAGTGCCGCAGCCAACTAATAAGATGCATTCGATGAGTTTTGAACCTTCTCGTCATATCTTGGCACACCCTCAGTTTTCTGCTTCTTGGGTTATACGAAAGGTGAATCGAGTCAGCATCCTCAGAAGTATATACATTGTCTTGATCAAAGCGAGGATCAACGTGTTGCTGCCATTTGGGCCTCTAGCTATatgtttacattattttacaaaaatgcaTGTAAGTGAACAGTCATCATATCTATATGGAAAAGGGATAGTGCTGAAAATCCCTTGATGAGTGTATTTTGTGGTTTTTGATGTATATCTGCTATGTATTGTAGGGATTGGTGTTCTTCTTCAGCTTAATTGGCATTATCCCTTTGGCAGAGCGCCTTGGTTATGCTACCGAGTGAGTATCTGCTCCCCAAAATTCGTCGCTAGTCGTAATTTTCGGTTTCTGAATGAAAAACTGACGTGCTCCGCTTTTTGTGCTAGGCAACTTGCGTGTTATACAGGTCCAACTGGTACGATCCC
This window contains:
- the LOC125205048 gene encoding mitogen-activated protein kinase kinase 5-like, which encodes MAKMGKNVGTVYKVVHRPSGGVYALKVIYGNHEDAVRNQMRREIQILRDVDHPNVVKCHNLFDHSGEIQVLLEFMDKGSLESTHIPHEQPLSDLARQVLAGLAYLHRRKIVHRDIKPSNLLINSRRLVKIADFGVSRILAQTMDPCNSSVGTIAYMSPERINTDLNHGQYDGYAGDIWSLGVSVLEFYLGKFPFAVGRQGDWASLMCAICMSQPPEAPPSASREFRDFISCCLQRDPAKRLSAAQLLKHPFIVQHSSPGGGGAAVHHQAAAHQLLPPPPRQHYSSA